One segment of Schistocerca cancellata isolate TAMUIC-IGC-003103 chromosome 2, iqSchCanc2.1, whole genome shotgun sequence DNA contains the following:
- the LOC126159044 gene encoding uncharacterized protein LOC126159044 has protein sequence MQLITLVVLVAVAAVAAAAPPKEERALVAEQLEREALEQARNAKYSYETHIDDGIADQSQHRSEVRDGLSTRGSFSYSDGYLRRNVEYVSDEGGFKILKDEVEPLAGPKENPEGTASVRTVVDGQEINYSVHSVPE, from the exons GTGGTCctggtggcagtggcggcggtggcggcggcggcgccccCCAAGGAGGAGCGCGCGCTGGTAGCGGAGCAGCTGGAGCGCGAGGCGCTGGAGCAGGCGCGCAACGCCAAGTACTCCTACGAGACGCACATCGACGACGGCATCGCCGACCAGTCGCAGCACCGCTCCGAGGTGCGCGACGGCCTCAGCACGCGCGGCTCCTTCTCCTACAGCGACGGCTACCTCCGCCGCAACGTCGAGTACGTCAGCGACGAGGGCGGCTTCAAGATCCTCAA ggatgaggtggagccACTCGCCGGCCCCAAGGAGAACCCGGAGGGCACGGCTTCCGTCCGCACCGTGGTCGACGGCCAAGAGATCAACTACTCCGTGCACAGCGTGCCCGAGTAA